aaaacgaaaataagcacgttcgaaacggacactttttaaaaaacgctaaacacaacgatagcccgtatcttcctgctcgccgcgagttaaatttttcgcccagcaccgttagactcgaaatacttttatcaacaaaacgaaactaactacgttcgaacccgatagtttttgaaaaacactaaagacgacaaTAGCTAAAACGGCGGCTAACACATGAGTCGTTTTCCCTTGTttaaatacataaagctacgttaaatatgaatacgcaggccgaaagcccccgccgcatcgcgcggaccGAAACTAATTATGTAACAAACAAGTTGACTAACTGATGGTTATAATTAATTAATACAGAGtgctaattaatatattattaaaagttTATTATAATATGATGAATGCTTAAATAtacaatataaataaattaaattaaatataaaaataaaaataatataatatgatGAATGCTTCTTAAAAAAATGCAAGTATGGTATCCCTGAATCTCGGTGGCCTAATCGAATAGAATAGAAGTAGAAATAAACAAACAAACTAAAGCCGCTTTATCGTCTCTCTCGATCTACATCGCAAACCACATCCAACTCTTGTAATTTATACAGGTATTCTAGATCTCTGTCTCTTTCTACTATTTTAAGCTCAATTTCTTTTAATCTACTCATCATCTATTGTTTTTCTTTTGATTTTAATTGTGTTTATCAGAGTTAGGGTTTGGTTATTAAGTCGAAATTTTGATTTTAGTGTCGACCTATTTGGTTCTTCAGCATAACTTTTAGTTGTACTGTTGTATTCCAAACAAATAATCTAGATTCGTGTCTATATGCATAATTTACTTTTTGGGTACACCTTTAATGGTAGGTTTTAGATACAGCAAGTCAAGGTAAAAAATTTGGTCTTAAACTTTCTTCCTTGTTGTTGTTCAATTATGACTTAATTTTGTTTGAAAAAAAATCTAATTCATTTGAGTTTGGTGTTGTTGTGTCTTTCTGTTAATGAGAGTGAAATAGGAAAATAACTCATATAAATCGAACCATATACTTGATGTTAGCTTtgatatttatatacttattatattTACTAAATAGTTGATGAGGATGTTATATACTCAGTTTTATATTTACATGAACATGTACTTACAGCATGTATATGTCGTATATGTATTGTGATTTGAATGTTATTATTGAGAACGTGTGCATAAGTATATGTTATGTTATGATTTTTTACATTTTGTTACTTGTTGACTCTTAGGTTACTTATTTACAATGTCGAGGAGTGATCGGAAATGGATGTATAATATGACAGATAATAGCAATTTTCTTTCTTTGAATTTTATTCTTAAAGTCGACATGTTCTTAGAATTTGCCTTTTCTAATGAAAAAATTGTTGAAACCAACGTAAGGCCGACGGGAGAAATAGTTTTTCAAATTAAATGTCCGTGTACCATTTGCAAAAATAATCACTATAGGCCAAGAGATGTTGTTAAGGAACACTTGCTTACTAAAGGGTTCATTCGTAACTATACATGATGGGTTCAACATGGTGAAATAGAAATCCAAGATGAAGGAGAATCTTGTACTCCCATGGAAGTTGATCTTGATCATGATGATGGTATGAGACGGATGGTGTGGGAGAATATACGAGCTGCTGGTTTTCAATCAAATCCAGAATCAAGTTTTCATGAAGAACATGTACCAAATGCAAGAGCAAAGAGATTCTATGACATGTTAAAAAATGACAACGAGCCTTTATACAACGGGTGTGAAGAATGGTCAAAATTACAAGCTGCCACTACTTTGTTGAATTGGAAATCAAGTTGCAATGTACCCGAGTCTACCTTTAATCACATACTTACCATTTTTAAAAGTATGTTACCTGTTGGTAATAAGCTGTCGTTGAACTTGTATGAGACCAAAGCGATCTTGAAGGAACTTAGTCTTCCAAAAAAGAGGTATGATGCTTGCAAAAACCATTGCATGTTATTCTATAAACAAGAAGATTTGTCGTTAACCCACTGCCGATACTGCAATGAACCTCGTTATAAATTTAATAAGGTCCCTTATTTGGTATTAACGTACATGCCAATTGGAGAGAGACTTAAGAGGTTGTATATGTCAGAAAAGACGGCCAAAGAGATGATGTGGCACTTCGATCACAATACAAAAGAGGGTTGCATGTCACATCCCAGTGATGGCGAGGCGTGGAAACATTTTGATGAAACTCATCCATTCTTTGCAGATGAGATACGAAATGTTCGGCTTGGGTTGTGCACTGATGGTTTTAGCCCTAATAACTCAAATTCTAATCCTTATTCGTTATGGCCCGTGTTCCTCACAATTTATAACTTACCTCCTTGGATGTGCGCGAAAGACTCGTACGTTCAGTTATCTTTGGTTGTTCCTGGAAGAAAGAGTCCCGGCCAAAACTTAGATGTGTTTCTTCAACCATTAATAGATGAGTTGAAAGAGTTATGGGATGATGGTATTGAAGTGTACGATGCTTATCGTAAACAAAATTTTACGATGAGAGCTATACTTTTGTGGACAGTTAGTGACTTCCCCGCTTATGCAATACTTTCGGGTTGGCGCACACATGGTAGATTGGCTTGCCCTTATTGCATGGGTGACACAAATACATTTTGGTTAAATGAGGGAGGGAAGCCATGTTGGTTTGACTGCCATCGAATACTATTACCAGAAAGACACTCATTTCGGCGTGACAAGAAAGGATTCAAGAAAGGAATTTCCCAATTGTCAACTACTATACCACCAGAATTAACCGGTGATGAAATTTTGAGCCAAGTGTCAAACTTTCCAACCGTTTATGAAGGTGAACCATACTCAGCAAAGAATTCAAAAGACCCAAACTTTGGTAAAACCCATAATTGGGTAAAGAAAAGTATATTTTGGGAGTTGCCATATTGGCATTCTTTGTTAATCCGACACAACCTTGATGTGATGCACATCGAGAAGAATGTTTTTGAGAATCTGTTTAACACTATCATGGACACTCCGAAAACAAAGGACAATATCAAGGCGAGGAAGGATATTAATTTGTATTGTGATCGGGCGAGCTTGCATCTTTTTAAAAACAACAATAATAAAGTTATGAAACCAAAGGCAGCATACACTCTGACCAAACCACAATTAAAGAAAGTTTGTGAATGGTTAAAGAAGGTGAAATTTCCTGATGGCTATGCTTCAAATATTGGGGGATGTGTAAATGTTCAAGAGTGTACCTTTTATAGTTTCAAGAG
The window above is part of the Rutidosis leptorrhynchoides isolate AG116_Rl617_1_P2 chromosome 1, CSIRO_AGI_Rlap_v1, whole genome shotgun sequence genome. Proteins encoded here:
- the LOC139862349 gene encoding uncharacterized protein; amino-acid sequence: MEVDLDHDDGMRRMVWENIRAAGFQSNPESSFHEEHVPNARAKRFYDMLKNDNEPLYNGCEEWSKLQAATTLLNWKSSCNVPESTFNHILTIFKSMLPVGNKLSLNLYETKAILKELSLPKKRYDACKNHCMLFYKQEDLSLTHCRYCNEPRYKFNKVPYLVLTYMPIGERLKRLYMSEKTAKEMMWHFDHNTKEGCMSHPSDGEAWKHFDETHPFFADEIRNVRLGLCTDGFSPNNSNSNPYSLWPVFLTIYNLPPWMCAKDSYVQLSLVVPGRKSPGQNLDVFLQPLIDELKELWDDGIEVYDAYRKQNFTMRAILLWTVSDFPAYAILSGWRTHGRLACPYCMGDTNTFWLNEGGKPCWFDCHRILLPERHSFRRDKKGFKKGISQLSTTIPPELTGDEILSQVSNFPTVYEGEPYSAKNSKDPNFGKTHNWVKKSIFWELPYWHSLLIRHNLDVMHIEKNVFENLFNTIMDTPKTKDNIKARKDINLYCDRASLHLFKNNNNKVMKPKAAYTLTKPQLKKVCEWLKKVKFPDGYASNIGGCVNVQECTFYSFKSHECHVFMQRLLPIALKGMLPDAIWDAITELCTFFRVICSKVLHTEDLQKLEKSIVVTICKLEKFFPPGFFDSMKHLIIHLTREAIRGGPVQYRWMYPYERKLGILKRTVRNKARAEGSIVETYIANEHSTYCSLHLNSKIPTRLNREPRNFALKTSTSTNDSRLSIFKVTQNCGVCVKGACYDNQESDYYGLIEEIIEVEYHNSLSHCVVVLFKCHWFDLVRGVRVDHKHKLVDVKTKSRGYVDDLFILASQAEQVYYAPYPSMTIDLKDWLAVVKVKPRGIYQLEEHVSEVTDDDEDDNGNNDDIFYQENERIICPTSTNEDFGPIILEQGEAEEVPTGDLVNITNVETNEEEEDLYDDSDSDEDIDDEDIDIYSSDHSAD